Below is a window of Georgenia soli DNA.
GTCGTGCGTCAGGCGTGACTGGACCTCGCCGCCGCGCGTGCGGGTGAAGAAGTCGAGGGACTGGCGCTGCAGGTGCACGAAGACGTCGGTGCGCAGGCCGTGCATCACGCGCTGGCCCACCGTGGTGGACAGCCAGGTCTGGACGACACCGAGCACCGAGCCGACCACGGTGACCGCGAGCATGCCGGCGACGAGGAGCATCAGGAGCGGGACGTCCTGGCGGGGGATCGCCTCGTCGATGACGCGGCGGGTGAGGAAGGGCATGGCGAGCCCGACGGCGGAGGCGGCCACGATGAGCCCGGCGACGACGGCCAGGCGGCCGGCGTGCGGGCGGAAGAGCCCGCCGATGCGGCGCAGGCTGACCGGGTGGGACTCGAGCTGGGCGAGGTCCTTCGGGTCCTTGCGGGCGGGGGAGTCCCCGCGGCGGCCGCCTCGGGGCGGCCCGGCGATGACGTCGCTCATGGACATCACCTCGATTCAGTCTCGGAAACATGCTGAGGTTACCTCACAATGAGGTAAGCCGGCCACCGCGGTAGGGTGCCGCCATGAGCGAGGCGAGGGGCGGGCCCGGCGCGGGGCACGGCGGCCACGGGGCGACAGACCCTGCGGAACTGCTGATGCGCGCCGCGCGGACCCTGAGACGACGCTCGGCGGAGGCGCTCGCGCCGTGGGAGCTCTCGCCCCACCACGTCCGGGCGCTGCGTGTCGTGTGTGCCGGGGCGGGCGGCGGGGAGACCCGGCTCTCCGACGTCGCCGCCGCGCTGCGCATCGCGCCGCGGTCCGCCACCGAGGTGGTCGACGTCCTGGAGGCCCGCGGGCTGGTCGAGCGCTCGCCGTCCGCCCTGGACCGGCGTGCCGTCGTCGTGCGGCCGACGGCGGAGGGGGAGCGGGTGCGGGCGGCGGTCGAGCGGCACCGCGCCGAGCAGTCCGCCTCCTTCCTCGGCGCGCTGACCCCGGAGGAGCGGGACACGCTGGCGGAACTCCTGCGCAAGGTCCTCGACGAGTAGGTCCCGGCGCCGCCTCGTCGCGGGGCCGGTGTCGGCGGGGTTTGCCATCATGTCCCTCGTGACCGCGACCTCTGTCTCTCCCGACCCCGACGACGACCTCGGCCTGCCGCCGGAGGGGGCACCCGCCGACGTGCCCGCCGCGGCCGAGGCCGACGTGCGGCAGCGGTGGGCGGAGCTCGCCGAGGCGCTCGACGCGGCCCAGTTCGCCTACTACGTGCGGGACGCGCCGACGATCTCGGACGCGGAGTACGACGCGATGATGCGCGACCTCGAGGCGCTGGAGGAGGCGCACCCCGACCTGCGGGTGCCCGAGTCGCCGACGCAGCGGGTGGGCGGGACCTACTCGACGGACTTCGCCACCGTCCAGCACCGCCAGCCGATGCAGAGCCTCGACGACGTCTTCTCCCTGGAGGAGCTGCGCGAGTGGGCCGCGCGGGTGCACGCCGCCGCCGGGCGCACGGACGTGGCGATGACGTGCGAGCTGAAGATCGACGGGCTCGCGGTCAACCTCCTGTACGAGCGGGGCCGCCTCGTGCGCGCCGCCACGCGCGGGGACGGGCGCACCGGGGAGGACGTCACGCTCAACGTCCGCACCATCGACTCGGTGCCCCAGCAGCTCGCCGGTGACCACCACCCGGAAAGCATCGAGATCCGCGGCGAGGTCTTCTTCCCCGTCGCCGCCTTCGAGGAGCTCAACGCCTCGCTCGTCGCGGCCGGGAAGGCCCCGTTCGCCAACCCGCGCAACTCC
It encodes the following:
- a CDS encoding MarR family winged helix-turn-helix transcriptional regulator — encoded protein: MSEARGGPGAGHGGHGATDPAELLMRAARTLRRRSAEALAPWELSPHHVRALRVVCAGAGGGETRLSDVAAALRIAPRSATEVVDVLEARGLVERSPSALDRRAVVVRPTAEGERVRAAVERHRAEQSASFLGALTPEERDTLAELLRKVLDE